CATCCCGCTTCTGTTTGTGCAGACCTGAGCTACACACTGGACCTTCTCAAGTCCTATGACGGCAAGTTGTTTAAGTTGTCTGCATTGTTTGGACCCCAGCATGGCATCAAGGGCCACACCCAGGACAACATGATTGAATGGGAAGGTTACGAAGATCCGGAACTCCATATTCCCGTTTATAGCCTGTATGGTGAACATCGCGAACCCACCCCGGAAATGCTTTCTCATGTGGATGCTCTTTTGGTGGACTTGCAGGATGTGGGCGCCCGTTACTACACCTTCATCTGGACTCTTTACTTGTGCATGAAGGCTTGCGAAAAGCTGGGCATTCCCGTTGTGGTTGTGGATCGCCCGAACCCCATTAACTGCGTGGACGAAGAAGGCCCGGTGCTGGACCTGAACTACACAAGTTTTGTGGGCCTTCATAGCATCCGTACCCGTCATGCAAAGACCATCGGCGAACTGGCTGAACAGTTCAAGGCCGAATGCTTCCCCAAGTGCGAACTTTACGTGATGCACATGGAAGGCTACGACAAGAAGATGTGGTACGACCAGACCGGTCTTCCCTGGATTTTGCCTAGCCCCAACATGCCCACCTTGGATACCGCTATCGTCTATCCTGGCATGTGTTTGTTCGAAGCCACCAACGTCAGCGAAGGCCGCGGCACTACTCGTCCCTTCGAAATCT
This genomic interval from Fibrobacter sp. contains the following:
- a CDS encoding DUF1343 domain-containing protein translates to MVTLALSNFEKTFPAALRGKRLGAVLHPASVCADLSYTLDLLKSYDGKLFKLSALFGPQHGIKGHTQDNMIEWEGYEDPELHIPVYSLYGEHREPTPEMLSHVDALLVDLQDVGARYYTFIWTLYLCMKACEKLGIPVVVVDRPNPINCVDEEGPVLDLNYTSFVGLHSIRTRHAKTIGELAEQFKAECFPKCELYVMHMEGYDKKMWYDQTGLPWILPSPNMPTLDTAIVYPGMCLFEATNVSEGRGTTRPFEIFGAPFIDAVKLCKYMNGLKLPGVYFRENYFQPTFHKGAGQICGGAQIHVLDRDKFRSFDMAIKLLQYIFNEYPKDFAWKQPPYEYEFHKLPIDILLGNGTFRKEFIESSI